A single Sulfurimonas crateris DNA region contains:
- a CDS encoding thioredoxin family protein — protein sequence MNKIIFSLLLCFVSLFGVDWQGYEEAKKTQQKSSKIIMIYIERTDCRYCVNMHRDVFDDKEMSQWIEERFIPVKLNLDMDDIPLGISVSMTPSFYFVDKNQKIIKMIPGSWNIDDFKSLIKNIKESR from the coding sequence ATGAATAAAATTATCTTCTCTTTGCTGCTCTGCTTTGTCTCTCTTTTTGGAGTGGACTGGCAGGGTTACGAAGAGGCAAAAAAAACACAGCAAAAAAGTTCAAAAATCATCATGATATACATTGAGAGAACAGATTGCCGATACTGTGTTAATATGCATAGAGATGTTTTTGATGACAAAGAGATGTCACAATGGATTGAGGAGCGTTTTATCCCTGTAAAATTAAATTTGGACATGGATGATATACCCTTAGGTATAAGCGTTTCAATGACTCCCTCTTTCTATTTTGTTGACAAAAATCAAAAGATTATCAAAATGATACCAGGATCTTGGAATATCGATGATTTTAAATCATTGATAAAAAATATTAAGGAGTCAAGATGA